The DNA sequence ACCGATCCCAAGGGAGACAGGACGTGTCCCGTCAGGTGTTCCTCTACGACCCGCCGGAACGTTTCGTGGCCGGCACGGTCGGGTTGCCTGGACGCCGTACGTTCTTCCTGCAGGCTTCCGCCGCAGGCCGCGTCACCAGCGTCGCTCTGGAGAAGACCCAGGTCGCCGCGCTCGCCGAACGGATCGACGAGCTGCTCGACGAGGTCGTGCGCCGCACCGGCGGCAACGCACCCGTCCCGGCCGTCGCCCCGACCGAGGTCGGGGACACCGCCCCCCTCGACAACCCGGTCGAGGAGGAGTTCCGGGTCGGCACCATGGCGCTCGCCTGGGACGGCGACGAACAGCGCATGATCGTCGAGGCGCAGGCTCTCGTCGAACTCGACGCGGACTCCGAGGAGGACCTCGCTGAGGCCGAGGAGCGGCTGCTCCAGGACGAGGAGAACGGCCCGCCGATGCTGCGGGTGCGGCTCACCGGCGTCCAGGCCCGCGCCTTCGCCAAGCGGGCCCTCGACGTGGTGAACGCCGGCCGCCCGCCGTGCCCGCTGTGCAGCCTGCCGCTCGATCCGGAAGGACACGTATGCCCGCGCCAGAACGGATACCGACGGGGAGCGTGAGCGCGGCCGATGCGCTGACCCTGCTCACCGAGGGCGAGCTGACCGTCCGGGGCCAGGTCCGTGAGGCGTCCAACGCGGTGCTGTACTGCACCGTCTCCCTCGACGGGACCGAGGCGCAGTGCGTCTGGAAACCCGTCGCCGGCGAACGCCCGTTGTGGGACTTCCCCGACGGCACCCTCGCCCAGCGCGAGGTCGCCGCGTACGAGCTGTCCGAGGCCACGGGCTGGGGCCTGGTGCCCCCCACGGTGCTCCGCGAGGGGCCCTACGGGCAGGGCATGGCGCAGCTCTGGGTCGAGGCCGACCCCGCGGCCGAGCTGCTCGCCCTCGTCGACGGGCCCGAGCCGGGCGACGGCTGGAAGGCGGTCGGCCTCGCCGAGGTGGGGGAGGGGCGCACCGCGCTCCTGGTCCACGCCGACGACCCGCGCCTGCGGCGGCTCGCCGTGCTGGACGCGGTGATCAACAACGGCGACCGCAAGGGCGGCCATCTGCTGCCCACGGCCGACGGCACCCTCTACGCGATCGACCACGGGGTGACCTTCAACACCGACGACAAGCTGCGCACCCTGCTGTGGGGGTGGGCGGGGGAGCCGCTGACGGGCGAGGCGACCGAGGCGCTGACGGCGGTGACCGGCGCTCTCGCCGAGGGCGCGCCGCTCGCCACCCGTCTGGCCCAACTGCTCACGGCCGCGGAGATCACCGCCCTGCGGGGCAGGGTCGGCGCGCTGCTGCGCTCCGGCACCCACCCCGAACCGTCGGGGGAGTGGCCCGCGATCCCCTGGCCACCGGTGTAGCCCTCACCCGCCGGGCGCCCCCGCGGCCTGCACACGCGGTCCGGGGGCGCAAGAACGCCCAACCGGCCAAGAGCAGTGATCCGGTTCGTATCCGGAACATGCGTCCGGTTAGGCTCAATGCATGCATGCCTGGCCCGCTTCCGAGGTCCCCGCCCTGCCCGGCAAGGGCCGCGACCTCAGGATCCACGACACCGCGACCGGTGGTCCGCTGACGCTCGACCCCGGTCCCGTCGCCCGTATCTACGTCTGCGGCATCACGCCGTACGACGCGACCCACATGGGTCACGCGGCGACCTACAACGCGTTCGACCTCGTGCAGCGCGTGTGGCTCGACACCAAGCGGCAGGTCCACTACGTCCAGAACGTGACGGACGTCGACGATCCGCTGCTGGAACGCGCGATCCGCGACGGCCACGACTGGACCGCGCTCGCCGAGCGGGAGACCGCCCTCTTCCGCGAGGACATGACCGCCCTGCGGATGCTCCCGCCGCAGCACTACATCGGAGCCGTCGAGGCGATACCCGGCATCGTGCCGCTCGTCGAGCGGCTGCGGGACGCCGGCGCCGCCTACGAACTCGAGGGCGACGTCTACTTCTCGGTGGAGTCCGACCCGCACTTCGGTGAGGTCTCCCACCTGGACGCCGAGGCGATGCGGCTGCTCTCCGCCGAGCGCGGCGGCGACCCCGAGCGGCCCGGCAAGAAGAACCCGCTGGACCCGATGCTGTGGATGGCCGCCCGCGAGGGCGAGCCGAGCTGGGACGGGGCGAGCCTCGGAGGGGGCCGCCCGGGCTGGCACATCGAGTGCGTCGCCATCGCGCTCGACCACCTCGGCATGGGCTTCGACGTCCAGGGCGGCGGCTCCGACCTGGTCTTCCCCCACCACGAGATGGGGGCCTCCCACGCCCACGCGCTGACCGGCGAGCACCCCTTCGCCAAGGCGTACGTGCACGCGGGGATGGTCGCCCTCGACGGCGAGAAGATGTCCAAGTCCAAGGGCAACCTGGTCTTCGTCTCCACGCTGCGCAGGGAGGGCGTCGACCCGGCCGCGATCCGGCTCGCGCTGCTCGCGCACCACTACCGGGCCGACTGGGAGTGGACCGACGACGTGCTGCGCGAGGCCGTGGAGCGCCTCGGGCGCTGGCGGGCCGCCGTGTCCCGTCCCGACGGCCCGTCCGCCGACGCGCTGGTCGACGAGATCCGCACGGCGCTCGCCGACGACCTCGACGCCCCCGCGGCGCTCGCCGCCGTCGACCGCTGGGCCGAGTCGCAGAACGCGGGGGGCGGCACCGACGAGGGCGCGCCCGGGCTGGTGTCCCGGGCCGTGGACGCGCTGCTCGGCGTGGCACTCTGACCCGGCGTCCCCGAGGGGGACGCACCGCGGGGGCGGCGCCGGTACGGCGCCGCCCCCGCTTCGTGTGTGCGGCCCGGTGTCCGGGCGGCGGTCAGTCCCCGCCCGGGCGGTCCGCGCCGCCCTCGCCGCCGCTGTCCGGCCCGGTGTCCGTCCGGCCGCCGGCCCCGGCGTCGCCGCCGGTGCCCGGCTCGGCCCCGGCGGGTCCGTCCGTGCCCGGCTCCTCGCCGGTGGCTCTGCCCGCGTCCGTACCCGAACCCGTGCCCGCGTCCGTGCCCGCGTCCGTGCCCGTGTCCGGCTCGTCGGCGGTGCCGGTGCCGGTGCCGGCGTCCGCCTCGTGCCCGGCGTCGGTGTCGGTGTCCGTATCGCGCTCGGGCCGGGGCGGCAGCGGCGGACGGGTACGGCCGCTCGCCGTGTCCCGCAGGTACGAGCTGCCCTCGCCGCCGTCGGTCGCGTGGCCGCCGGGACCGGATCCGTCGCGCCGGCGCAGATAGCGCTCGAACTCGCGGGCGATCGCCTCGCCCGACGCCTCGGGGAGCTCCGCGGTGTCCCGCGCCTCCTCCAGCGTCTGCACGTACTCGGCCACCTCGCTGTCCTCGGCGGCCAGTTGATCCACGCCGAGCTGCCAGGCGCGGGCGTCCTCGGGCAGCTCGCCGAGCGGGATGCGCAGGTCGATCAGGTCCTCGAGCCGGTTGAGCAGCGCCAGCGTCGCCTTCGGGTTGGGCGGCTGGGAGACGTAGTGCGGGACGGCGGCCCACAGGCTCACCGCCGGGACCCCGGCGTGGGTGCACGCCTCCTGCAGGATGCCCACGATGCCCGTCGGGCCCTCGTAGCGGGTCTCCTCCAGGTCCATCGTGCGGGCCAGCTCCGGGTCCGAGGTGATGCCGCTGACCGGGACCGGTCTGGTGTGCGGGGTGTCGCCGAGCAGGGCGCCCAGGATCACCACCATCTCCACACCCAGCTCATGGGCGAAGCCCAGGATCTCGTTGCAGAACGAGCGCCAGCGCATGGAGGGCTCGATGCCCCGCACCAGGACCAGATCGCGCGGCTTGTCACCGCCGATGCGCACGACGGACAGCCGGGTCGTGGGCCAGGTGATCTTCCGTGCGCCGCCGTCCAGCCACACCGTCGGCCGGTTGACCTGGAAGTCGTAGTAGTCCTCGGCGTCGAGAGCCGCGAACACCTCCCCCTTCCATTCCCGGTCGAGGTGTGCGACCGCGGTGGAGGCGGCGTCGCCGGCGTCGTTCCAGCCCTCGAACGCGGCCACCATGACCGGGTCGATCAGCTCGGGTACCCCCTCGAGCTCGATCACCCAGGCCTCCTTCCGAAGTTCTCTCCGTTACGGCCACAACCTTACGGCGTCACGGGTGCCCCGCCGCAGCCCCCTTGCACAGCCGGGTGAACTTCCCGGCATGTGTCAACCCCCGGGGCGCGAATGCCCTCCGCCCCGCCGCGGCGGGCGGGTCGCGGGCTCCCTACAGGGTGGAACGCAGCCACTGCTCCACGCTCGCCACGTGCACCGTCGCCCAGGACCGCGCCGCCTCGGCGTCCCGGTCGCGCAGGGCGGCGAGGATCGCCCGGTGCTCCCGGAGGGTGCGGCTCACCGCGTCCTCCTGGGTCAGCCCGCGCCAGACGCGGGCCCGGGTCGTCGGCCCCGACAGGCCGTCGAGGAGCGAGCACAGCACCGAGTTCCCCGCGGAGCGCACGATGCCCCGGTGGAACTCCAGATCCGCCGCGACGAGCTCCTCGACCGAGGGCGCCGTGCCCAGCGCGTCCAACCGGGCCCCCAGCGCGTCCAGTTCCTCCTCGGTGATCAGCGTCGCGGCCATCGCCGTCGCGGCGGGCTCCAGGATGCGGCGCACCACGAGGAACTCCAGCACCGTGTCGTCGCGGTGGAAGTCCACCACGAAGCTCAGCGCCTCCAGCAGCAACTGCGGGTCCAGGCTGGTCACATAGGTGCCGTCGCCCTGGCGCACGTCGAGGATGCGGATCAGCGCCAGCGCCCGCACGGCCTCCCGCAGCGAGTTCCGGGAGAGGCCGAGCTCCGCGGCGAGTTCGGCTTCCCTGGGGAGCCGGTCGCCGGGGCGCAGGGTGCCCGAGACGATCATTCCCTTGATCTTCTCGATGGCCTCGTCGGTGACAGCCACGGGGCGACCTCCAGACATCCGATGTATCGCCCCATTATGAGGTCCAGAGCGTGGTCGGGGCCTCCTTCCGCACGACCGGGGCGACCTCCTCGGCGAAGCGCGCCAGCATGTCGGTCTGCTCGGCCCGCTCCAGTCCGAAGCCGTCCACGGTGACCGACTGCAGATCGTGCCCGTACACCTCGTGCCAGCCGAGGATCTTGTCGATGATCTCCTGGGGGCCGCCGATGAGCTGCGGTCCGCCGGCGACGGCGTCCTCGATGGTGCGGAACGGGGTGTTGTAGCCGGCCTTCCCCTCCAGATCGGGCCGGAAGCTCTGCGCCACCTTCGCCTCGTACAGCTCCTTCCAGCGGGACACCGCCTCGCGCGCCGAGCCGGCGATCAGCAGCCCGCCCGAGCCCGCGGCGACATGGGCGCGCGCCGGGTCGTGCCCGTACGCCGCGAAGCGTTCCCGGTAGTGGCCGATCAGCCGGGCGTACGCCTCGCGGGGCTGGATGGCGTTCGCGGTGAAGAGCGGATCGCCGTGCCGCGCGGCCAGCTCGGTGGAGTTCGGGCTCGTGGCGGAGCCGTGCCAGACGCGCGGCGGGCCCGCGTACGGGCGCGGCACCGTGGTCACCTTCCGCAGCGGCGGCCGGAACTCGCCCTCCCAGTCCACCTCCTCCTCGCGCCACAGCCGCCGCAGCAGCTCGTACTTCTCCCGCTGGAGATCCCACTGCCGGGACTCGTCGAGCCCGAAGAGGTCGAAGTGGCCCGCCTCGGCCCCCTTGCCGACGACGAGTTCGACCCGGCCGCGGGAGAGCTGGTCGAGGGTGGCGTAGTCCTCGGCGACCCGTACCGGGTCGAGGATCGCCACCACCGTGACGCCGGTCAGCAGCCGGATCCGGCGGGTGCGGGCGGCCAGCGCGCCGAGGACCGCGGTCGGGCTGGACGACAGGAACGCCCCGGCGTGCCGCTCGCCGACGGCGAGGGCGTCGTAGCCGAGGCGCTCCGCCTCCTCGCCGACGGCGAGGACGTCCTCGAACCGGTCGGCGGCGGAGGGGAGTTCTCCGGTGAGGGGGTGCGGGGCATGACCGATGAGGGAGAGCACCTGGAACTTCATGCCCTCAACTCTCGCCACCGTGTGTTGCGGCACTGTGGCGGCCGTGTGGCAGCACCGGCGGAGCGGCGCCCGCCCCGCACCGGCGGAACGGCGCCGGCCCTGGGCCCTTCCCAGCCCCCCGGCGGACCCGCCCCGGGGGGCGGATCCGCGGGTGCGCGTCAGCGGTCGCCGAGCACGTCCTCGACCCGGGCGCGGACGGTGTCCGTGGCGAGACCGCGGATCGTCAGCGTCGTCCGGCGGCGCAGCACGTCGTCCGCCGTCTCGGCCCACTCGTGGTCCCGCGCGTACGCGACCTGCGCCCAGATCTCGGGGGCGTCCGGGTGCACCCGCTCGGCGAGCGCCGGGTCCTCGGAAGCCCGCCGGGCTATGTCGAACGCCAGCGAGCCGTAGTGGGTGGCGAGGTGGCGGGCGGTGTCCGCGGCCATCCGGGGGCCGGGGGTGCCGCCGTCGACGAGCAGCCGGTGGGCGACCGCGTTCGGGTTGGCGATCCCGGGCAGCGGGAGCTTCCTCGGCAGCCGCGCGATGGGCTCCATGTCCTCCGAGAGCGGCCGGCCCGGCAGCGCCGCCAGCTTGTTCATCACGGTGCGGCCGATGTGCCGGAAGGTCGTCCACTTGCCGCCGGCGACCGACAGCATGCCGCCCCGGCCCTCCGTGACCACCGTCTCCCGCTTGGCCTTGGAGGTGTCGCCGGGCCCGCCCGGCAGCACCCGCAGACCCGCGAAGGAGTAGGTGATCAGATCGCGCGAGAGCTGCTGGTCGCGGATGGAGAAGGCGGCCTCGTCCAGGATCTGGGCGGTGTCCTTCTCGGTCACCGCCACATCCGCCGGGTCGCCCTCGAACTCCTCGTCCGTGGTGCCGAGGAGCAGCATGTCCTCCCAGGGGAGGGCGAAGGTGATCCGGTACTTGTCGATCGGGGTCGCCAGCGCTGCCTTCCACGGCGAGGTGCGCTTGAGGACCAGGTGCGCGCCCTTGGACAGCCGGATCGAGGGCGCGGCGCCCGCGTCCTCCATCCGCCGCAGGTGGTCGACCCAGGGCCCGGTCGCGTTGAGCACCAGCCGGGCGTCGACACCGAACTCGGTGCCGTCCGTGCGGTCCTTCAGCTCCGCGCCGGTGACCCGGCCCCGGGTGAAGCGCAGCCCGGTGACCTCGGCGTGGTTGAGCACGGTGGCGCCCGACTCGACGGCCGCGCGGACGGTCATCAGCGCCATCCGCGCGTCGTTCATCTGGTCGTCGCCGTACACCGCGACGGCCTTGAGGTTGTCGGTGCGCAGCTCCGGCACGTCGGCCGCGGCCTTCGCCGGGCTGAGCAGATGGCCGACGCCGTCGCCGAAGGCGGAGAGCGCGGAGTAGGCGAACACGCCCGCGCCGAGCTTCGCCGCGCCGTGCGGCCCGCCCTTGTAGACGGGCAGGTAGAAGGTGAGCGGGTTCGCCAGGTGGGGGGCCACCTGGCGGGAGACCGCCCGTCGCTCGAAGTGGTTCTCCGCGACCAGCTTCACCGCGCCGGTCTGCAGGTAGCGCAGACCGCCGTGGAGGAGCTTGGAGGAGGCGGAGGACGTGGCGCCGGCGAAGTCGCCGGCGTCCACCAGGGCCACCCGCAGCCCGGACTGCGCCGCATGCCAGGCGGTGGAGATGCCCAGGATGCCGCCGCCGATCACCAGGAGGTCGTACGTCGCCGTGGAGAGCTGCTCCCGGGTCTCGGCGCGGCTCGCGGCCTTGAAGGAGGACACCGAGCCGGAGGCCGGGTGCGTCCCGGAGGGGACGCTCTGCAGGGTGGTCATTGTTGCTGCTCCTCGTCAGTTTTCCTCGTCGAGCCAGCCCATGGTCCGCTCCACGGCCTTGAGCCAGCTCTTGTACTCGCGCTCGCGCCGGTCGGCCTCCATGCGGGGGGTCCACTCGGCTGCCCTGCGCCAGTTGGCGCGCAGCGCGTCGGTGTCGGGCCAGAAGCCGACGGCCAGGCCGGCGGCGTAGGCGGCGCCGAGGCAGGTGGTCTCGGCGACCATCGGGCGCACCACGGGGGCGTCCAGGAAGTCCGAGAGCGTCTGCATCAGCAGGTTGTTGGAGGTCATGCCGCCGTCGACCTTGAGCGCGGTCAGCTCGACGCCGGAGTCCTTGGTCATGGCGTCGGTGATCTCGCGGGTCTGCCAGGCGGTGGCCTCGAGCACGGCACGGGCGATGTGCGCCTTGGTGACGTACCGGGTCAGTCCGGCGATCACACCGCGGGCGTCGGAGCGCCAGTACGGGGCGAACAGACCGGAGAAGGCCGGCACGAAGTAGGCGCCGCCGTTGTCCTCGACGGAGAGGGCGAGGGTCTCGATCTCGGCGGCGGAGTTGATCAGGCCCATCTGGTCGCGCATCCACTGCACCAGCGAACCGGTGACCGCGATCGAGCCCTCCAGGGCGTAGACCGCCTTCTGGTCGCCGATGCGGTATCCGACGGTGGTGAGCAGGCCGTTGTACGAATTGACCGGCTGGTCGCCGGTGTTCATCAGCATGAAGGTGCCGGTGCCGTACGTGGACTTGGCCTCGCCCTTGGCGAAACAGGTCTGGCCGAAGAGGGCCGCCTGCTGGTCGCCCAGCGCGGAGGCGACCGGGACGCCGTCGAGCGCCCCGCCCTTGGCGGTGCCGTAGACCTCGGCGGAGGAGCGGATCTCGGGGAGGATCGCGGCCGGCACCTCCATGGACTGGAGGATCTTGTCGTCCCACTCCATGGTGTGCAGGTTCATCAGCATGGTGCGCGAGGCGTTGGTGACGTCGGTGACGTGCACACCGCCGTCGGTGCCGCCGGTCAGGTTCCAGATGACCCAGGAGTCCATGGTGCCGAAGAGGATGTCGCCGCGCTCGGCGCGCTCGCGCAGGCTCTCGACGTTGTCCAGCAGCCAGCGGGCCTTGGGGCCGGCGAAGTAGGAGGCCAGGGGCAGCCCGGTCTCGCGGCGGAAGCGGTCCTGGCCGACGTTGCGGCCGAGTTCCTTGCAGAGGGCGTCGGTGCGGGTGTCCTGCCAGACGATGGCGTTGTGGACGGGCTCGCCGGTGTTCTTGTCCCACAGCAGCGTGGTCTCGCGCTGGTTGGTGATGCCGATCGCCTTGACGTCGGCGGCGGTGATCCCGGCCTTGTGGATCGCGCCGGCGACGACCTCCTGGACGTTGGTCCAGATCTCGGCGGCGTCGTGCTCGACCCAGCCCGGCTTGGGGAAGATCTGCTCGTGCTCCTTCTGGTCGACCGCGACGATCCGGCCGTCCTTGTCGAAGACGATGCAGCGGCTGGACGTGGTGCCCTGGTCGATGGCCGCGATGAACGGCCCGGTGCCGTGGGAGGACGTGGTGGTGGGTGCGTCGGTCACGGGGTGCTCCTGCTCAGGTCTGAGGATGTACGGCTCGTGCGGCGGTCGTGTCTCAGGCGAACGCGATGTTGTAGATACCCGCGGCGGCGGCCGCACCGATCAGGGGACCGGCGACGGGGATCCAGGCGTAGCTCCAGTCGGAGCCGCCCTTGTTCGGCAGCGGGAGCAGGGCGTGCACGATGCGGGGGCCGAGGTCGCGGGCCGGGTT is a window from the Streptomyces zhihengii genome containing:
- a CDS encoding DUF3090 domain-containing protein, yielding MSRQVFLYDPPERFVAGTVGLPGRRTFFLQASAAGRVTSVALEKTQVAALAERIDELLDEVVRRTGGNAPVPAVAPTEVGDTAPLDNPVEEEFRVGTMALAWDGDEQRMIVEAQALVELDADSEEDLAEAEERLLQDEENGPPMLRVRLTGVQARAFAKRALDVVNAGRPPCPLCSLPLDPEGHVCPRQNGYRRGA
- a CDS encoding SCO1664 family protein, with amino-acid sequence MPAPERIPTGSVSAADALTLLTEGELTVRGQVREASNAVLYCTVSLDGTEAQCVWKPVAGERPLWDFPDGTLAQREVAAYELSEATGWGLVPPTVLREGPYGQGMAQLWVEADPAAELLALVDGPEPGDGWKAVGLAEVGEGRTALLVHADDPRLRRLAVLDAVINNGDRKGGHLLPTADGTLYAIDHGVTFNTDDKLRTLLWGWAGEPLTGEATEALTAVTGALAEGAPLATRLAQLLTAAEITALRGRVGALLRSGTHPEPSGEWPAIPWPPV
- the mshC gene encoding cysteine--1-D-myo-inosityl 2-amino-2-deoxy-alpha-D-glucopyranoside ligase; its protein translation is MHAWPASEVPALPGKGRDLRIHDTATGGPLTLDPGPVARIYVCGITPYDATHMGHAATYNAFDLVQRVWLDTKRQVHYVQNVTDVDDPLLERAIRDGHDWTALAERETALFREDMTALRMLPPQHYIGAVEAIPGIVPLVERLRDAGAAYELEGDVYFSVESDPHFGEVSHLDAEAMRLLSAERGGDPERPGKKNPLDPMLWMAAREGEPSWDGASLGGGRPGWHIECVAIALDHLGMGFDVQGGGSDLVFPHHEMGASHAHALTGEHPFAKAYVHAGMVALDGEKMSKSKGNLVFVSTLRREGVDPAAIRLALLAHHYRADWEWTDDVLREAVERLGRWRAAVSRPDGPSADALVDEIRTALADDLDAPAALAAVDRWAESQNAGGGTDEGAPGLVSRAVDALLGVAL
- a CDS encoding PAC2 family protein, which codes for MIELEGVPELIDPVMVAAFEGWNDAGDAASTAVAHLDREWKGEVFAALDAEDYYDFQVNRPTVWLDGGARKITWPTTRLSVVRIGGDKPRDLVLVRGIEPSMRWRSFCNEILGFAHELGVEMVVILGALLGDTPHTRPVPVSGITSDPELARTMDLEETRYEGPTGIVGILQEACTHAGVPAVSLWAAVPHYVSQPPNPKATLALLNRLEDLIDLRIPLGELPEDARAWQLGVDQLAAEDSEVAEYVQTLEEARDTAELPEASGEAIAREFERYLRRRDGSGPGGHATDGGEGSSYLRDTASGRTRPPLPPRPERDTDTDTDAGHEADAGTGTGTADEPDTGTDAGTDAGTGSGTDAGRATGEEPGTDGPAGAEPGTGGDAGAGGRTDTGPDSGGEGGADRPGGD
- a CDS encoding FadR/GntR family transcriptional regulator — its product is MAVTDEAIEKIKGMIVSGTLRPGDRLPREAELAAELGLSRNSLREAVRALALIRILDVRQGDGTYVTSLDPQLLLEALSFVVDFHRDDTVLEFLVVRRILEPAATAMAATLITEEELDALGARLDALGTAPSVEELVAADLEFHRGIVRSAGNSVLCSLLDGLSGPTTRARVWRGLTQEDAVSRTLREHRAILAALRDRDAEAARSWATVHVASVEQWLRSTL
- a CDS encoding LLM class flavin-dependent oxidoreductase, with amino-acid sequence MKFQVLSLIGHAPHPLTGELPSAADRFEDVLAVGEEAERLGYDALAVGERHAGAFLSSSPTAVLGALAARTRRIRLLTGVTVVAILDPVRVAEDYATLDQLSRGRVELVVGKGAEAGHFDLFGLDESRQWDLQREKYELLRRLWREEEVDWEGEFRPPLRKVTTVPRPYAGPPRVWHGSATSPNSTELAARHGDPLFTANAIQPREAYARLIGHYRERFAAYGHDPARAHVAAGSGGLLIAGSAREAVSRWKELYEAKVAQSFRPDLEGKAGYNTPFRTIEDAVAGGPQLIGGPQEIIDKILGWHEVYGHDLQSVTVDGFGLERAEQTDMLARFAEEVAPVVRKEAPTTLWTS
- a CDS encoding glycerol-3-phosphate dehydrogenase/oxidase, which codes for MTTLQSVPSGTHPASGSVSSFKAASRAETREQLSTATYDLLVIGGGILGISTAWHAAQSGLRVALVDAGDFAGATSSASSKLLHGGLRYLQTGAVKLVAENHFERRAVSRQVAPHLANPLTFYLPVYKGGPHGAAKLGAGVFAYSALSAFGDGVGHLLSPAKAAADVPELRTDNLKAVAVYGDDQMNDARMALMTVRAAVESGATVLNHAEVTGLRFTRGRVTGAELKDRTDGTEFGVDARLVLNATGPWVDHLRRMEDAGAAPSIRLSKGAHLVLKRTSPWKAALATPIDKYRITFALPWEDMLLLGTTDEEFEGDPADVAVTEKDTAQILDEAAFSIRDQQLSRDLITYSFAGLRVLPGGPGDTSKAKRETVVTEGRGGMLSVAGGKWTTFRHIGRTVMNKLAALPGRPLSEDMEPIARLPRKLPLPGIANPNAVAHRLLVDGGTPGPRMAADTARHLATHYGSLAFDIARRASEDPALAERVHPDAPEIWAQVAYARDHEWAETADDVLRRRTTLTIRGLATDTVRARVEDVLGDR
- the glpK gene encoding glycerol kinase GlpK, which encodes MTDAPTTTSSHGTGPFIAAIDQGTTSSRCIVFDKDGRIVAVDQKEHEQIFPKPGWVEHDAAEIWTNVQEVVAGAIHKAGITAADVKAIGITNQRETTLLWDKNTGEPVHNAIVWQDTRTDALCKELGRNVGQDRFRRETGLPLASYFAGPKARWLLDNVESLRERAERGDILFGTMDSWVIWNLTGGTDGGVHVTDVTNASRTMLMNLHTMEWDDKILQSMEVPAAILPEIRSSAEVYGTAKGGALDGVPVASALGDQQAALFGQTCFAKGEAKSTYGTGTFMLMNTGDQPVNSYNGLLTTVGYRIGDQKAVYALEGSIAVTGSLVQWMRDQMGLINSAAEIETLALSVEDNGGAYFVPAFSGLFAPYWRSDARGVIAGLTRYVTKAHIARAVLEATAWQTREITDAMTKDSGVELTALKVDGGMTSNNLLMQTLSDFLDAPVVRPMVAETTCLGAAYAAGLAVGFWPDTDALRANWRRAAEWTPRMEADRREREYKSWLKAVERTMGWLDEEN